From the genome of Desulfovibrio sp. JY:
AGAAAACCGATGGAGTAGATGAGCCCGTCGTAGCCCTTGAGCGACACCAGCCCGGCGATGCCGAGAAACGAGGCGGCGGACATGTAGTCCCCCGCCAGGGCCATACCGTTCTGCCAGCCCGTGACCGAGCGGCCGGCGGCGTAGAACTGGGAGGCGCTACGGCTCTTTTTGGCCGCAAACCAGGTGATGGCCAGCGTTCCCAGGATGAAGACGAAAAAAAACGCGATGGATGTGGCGTTTGGCTGTCCGATGGTCGTGGCGAAGGTGTTCATTCCCGGTTCTCCCGCATGGCGTGTTTGAGGCTTTCCACGTCCGTGTCGTAATCGTCGTTGGCCCAGCGCACGTAAATGCCGGTCAAAAGCCAGGAGACGATAATGACGCCGAGGCCGACCGGAATGCCGACAGTCATATGCGCGCCGACACGGGCGGCAAAGAGATCGGGACGGAAGGCCAGGATGGCGATGAAACCATAGTAGATCGCGAGCATGATCGCGGTAAGCGTGAGCGAAACGCTCCAACGCTTGCGCACCAGGGCGGAAAACCGGTTGTCGCGTGTGGGGTCGGCCGTTGGTGTGTGCATGGGAATCTCCTTGCCGCCGGCGGTCGGCCGGGCCTTCTCGTGTCCGGGGCGACGGGGATCGCCGCCCTTCCCGGCCGCCGCAAACGGACGCGGCAACGCGGGATGAGGCCGTCGTAAGCGGCCCGCACGGGAAAACGCACGCGGATTTCGACGGACGGCGACAATGCGCCGAGGAATGGTGAACGGCAGGAGAACACGACCGAACGCCGCTTGCCGGCCCCAACGGACCGTTTACCGAGGAAATGAGGAGAACGGAGCGTAACGAAAAAAAAAGTGCGAGAGGGGAAACCCTTTGAAAAGGGTTCTCCCCTCTCGCGCTCTCCCCTTCCTAAACTTCTTAATGGTTATGGATAATACTCCAATAACACACTGTCATTATTAAAAGTCTTTGGAAAGGGGGCCCGGGGGGAGAACCTTTCTTCAGAAAGGTTTCCCCCCGGCATCATTTTGAAAACTATGCCTTAAAGCGGCAAATCGAGTTGTTTGGGACGGCGCTTTTCGGCGATGAGGCGCTTGAGTTTGCGGGGCGAGACTCCCACACGGTAGGGCCAGATCGGGCACACGCCTTTTTCGGTGCAGCGGCGTACTGCCTCGCGGTCGCCGACGGTGCAGCGCAGGCAAAACCGGCGCACCACCCGCACGACCCGCACGGTGAACCCTTCGGGGATTTCCCGCATGCGCAGGGGATGAAACGGGCAGTCCCGATCGACGCAGGAGGCAACCAGGCTGCGCTGCCCGCCCATGCAGGCGGCAAGGCAATACCGCCGCACGGCATCAAGGGGGGAAAGCGTTTTTTCGGCGTCGTCCTGGCGCATGGGACCTCTTTGGCAGCGCGGGGAAGGCATCCCGCGCCCATGTGTTCTTCCATAGACCGGGCCAGAGAGCGTTGCAACCGCCCTTGGCCCTGTTTTTCATGGGAAATCGATGCACCGGCAGGATGTGCCGTCGCCCAAAGCCCGCCTGCCGGCCCGGGTAGCCGGAACGCGTATCCCGCCGTGACAAAAAGTCCGCACCGTCCCCTCGCTTGCGTCCCATCCGGAAGCGGCCCCGGCGGCTCCCGCGTAACGTGACGGCATTTGGGGGCACCGGGTCCGGGCGCATCTTCATTTGACCACCGCCCCACCTTGGGTCATAAGCTTGGCCATGAGGCTGGTGCTGTCGACCGGAGTGTTTCTTCGGCCCGTTCAATTCCCCCGGACGCCTGATTCGCCCGCTTGCCGGGCGAGGCGTTCGGCCCGCATCCGGCGGCCGGCCTGTCCGGTCGCGTCCCCCGTTGCGATCACATCCTTATTTTCGGCGGAGTAGCCGCGTGCAATCGATCATCAAAATCGCGTTGGCCGTTTGTATGATAGCGGCCATGTCCATCCTGCCGGCGTGCATCAACACATCCGGCAAATCCTCAAAAAAGAACGCTACCTACGAGGCG
Proteins encoded in this window:
- a CDS encoding DUF485 domain-containing protein, giving the protein MHTPTADPTRDNRFSALVRKRWSVSLTLTAIMLAIYYGFIAILAFRPDLFAARVGAHMTVGIPVGLGVIIVSWLLTGIYVRWANDDYDTDVESLKHAMRENRE